The Plectropomus leopardus isolate mb chromosome 22, YSFRI_Pleo_2.0, whole genome shotgun sequence genome includes a window with the following:
- the LOC121961467 gene encoding rho GTPase-activating protein 8-like yields the protein MTSASELEQLAEIELQKEEEEEDEENQRCVTDGPSVPPGGEIRLDSSHPYYDVARHGIIQVSGDDKYGRKLITFSSCCLPPSHQLNHRRLFEYLKFTLDQYVEMDYILVYFHYGLRSSNKPSLKWLREAYGEFDRKYKKNMKTLYVVHPTNFIRIVWNIFKPLISHKFGKKLTYVNYLAELREHLNYEQLIIPPDVLRHDEKLRAAQKGGPPPSVKTPPPRPPLPTQQFGVSLQYIREKNRDALIPPVVSQTVTYLKEKGLRTEGIFRRSARVQLIKDVQKLYNLGKPVNFDEYGDVHVPAVILKTFLRELPEPLLTFRLYSQVQELLHVESSLRVTRCKQMMESLPEHHFIVAKYLLSFLHTVSQESIVNKMSSSNLACVFGVNLVWPRHGSISLTALTPINIFTEIVIEHFHTVFGSRCPPAQVSP from the exons ATGACCTCAGCATCAGAATTGGAGCAACTGGCAGAAATAG AGCTccagaaggaggaagaggaggaggacgaagagAATCAGAGGTGCGTCACAGACGGTCCTTCGGTTCCTCCCGGCGGTGAAATCCGCCTCGATTCGTCTCACCCGTATTACGATGTGGCTCGACACGGCATCATCCAGGTCTCCG GTGACGACAAATACGGCAGGAAGTTGATCAccttcagcagctgctgtttgcCTCCATCGCACCAGCTGAACCACCGACGCCTGTTCGA GTATCTGAAGTTCACGTTGGACCAGTACGTGGAGATGGACTACATCCTGGTTTACTTCCATTACGGTCTGCGGAGCAGCAACAAGCCGTCCCTGAAATGGTTACGAGAAGCCTACGGCGAGTTCGACAGGAA atacaagaaaaacatgaaaactttgTACGTCGTTCATCCAACAAACTTCATCAGAATCGTCTGGAACATTTTTAAACCTCTGATCAG tcaTAAGTTTGGGAAGAAGCTGACGTACGTGAACTACCTGGCTGAGCTCCGAGAACACCTGAACTACGAGCAGCTCATCATCCCTCCTGATGTGCTCAG ACACGATGAAAAGCTACGAGCTGCTCAGAAAGGAGGACCCCCTCCCTCAGTGAAGACGCCCCCGCCTCGACCCCCGCTGCCCACGCAGCAGTTTGGAGTCAGTCTGCAGTA CATCAGAGAGAAGAACAGAGACGCGCTGATCCCTCCTGTCGTCTCTCAGACTGTCACCTACCTGAAGGAGAAAG GTCTGAGGACTGAGGGGATCTTCAGACGTTCGGCTCGAGTTCAGCTCATCAAGGACGTTCAGAAACTCTATAACCTCG GGAAACCTGTGAACTTTGATGAGTATGGAGACGTCCACGTTCCTGCTGTGATCCTGAAGACGTTTCTCAGAGAGCTTCCTGAGCCGCTGCTCACCTTCAGACTCTACAGTCAGGTCCAGGAGCTCCTCC ATGTGGAGAGCAGTCTGCGGGTCACCAGGTGCAAACAGATGATGGAAAGTCTTCCTGAACATCATTTCATCGTCGCAAAGTACCTGCTGAGTTTCCTCCACACG GTGTCTCAGGAGAGCATCGTCAACAAGATGAGTTCATCTAATCTGGCCTGTGTGTTCGGGGTGAACCTAGTCTGGCCTCGTCACGGTTCGATCTCCCTCACCGCTCTGACGCCCATCAACATCTTCACCGAGATCGTCATCGAACATTTCCACACCGTGTTCGGCTCCCGCTGCCCGCCTGCACAGGTATCACCCTGA